TTTAGGCATAAATTTTGGAACAGCTTCTGTTTCTACCAAGAGCAATACTGGCTTGTCAAAGTCACATCGCTCAATGGTCTGGTTACCATTAGCCATTGCCGCCTGACGTGTAAGCAACCAAGCCATGATTTGTATAAGATATACCGACATTTTAGTCGTTTCGCACTGCAAGCAATCACGGTCAGCCTCGCAGTTTAATGTATCAATGTCAACTGGTTCTTGCCATTTGATATAATCGTATGTTTCCTCCAGGAGTTTGAAAACATCTGCAAAAATTTTGTCTAAGAATTTTTTCCAGTCCATATCTATATGCATGCTATAATTTTGACTATATTATTAAATATGGTCCATTTTTAGTGACGCGCCACAAATTTTGCAAAAAATATCTTATAAAGGCGGAAAGAAGGCGAAAATTCATAATCGTATTTACTAAAATAACAAATATCGAAAGATTTTTGACATTTCAACAAAATTACTCAATGTT
This region of Holosporales bacterium genomic DNA includes:
- a CDS encoding DUF1465 family protein; this translates as MDWKKFLDKIFADVFKLLEETYDYIKWQEPVDIDTLNCEADRDCLQCETTKMSVYLIQIMAWLLTRQAAMANGNQTIERCDFDKPVLLLVETEAVPKFMPK